A window of the Canis lupus baileyi chromosome 1, mCanLup2.hap1, whole genome shotgun sequence genome harbors these coding sequences:
- the SPIN1 gene encoding spindlin-1 isoform X2: protein MMKKRTSHKKHRSSVGPSKPVSQPRRNIVGCRIQHGWKEGNGPVTQWKGTVLDQVPVNPSLYLIKYDGFDCVYGLELNKDERVSALEVLPDRVATSRISDAHLADTMIGKAVEHMFETEDGSKDEWRGMVLARAPIMNTWFYITYEKDPVLYMYQLLDDYKEGDLRIMPDSNDSPPAEREPGEVVDSLVGKQVEYAKEDGSKRTGMVIHQVEAKPSVYFIKFDDDFHIYVYDLVKTS, encoded by the exons AAAACATCGGAGCAGTGTGGGGCCGAGCAAACCTGTTTCCCAGCCCCGGCGGAACATCGTAGGCTGCAGGATTCAGCATGGGTGGAAGGAGGGGAATGGCCCTGTCACCCAGTGGAAAGGAACCGTTCTGGACCAGGTGCCTGTAAATCCTTCTTTGTATCTTATAAAATACGATGGATTTGACTGTGTTTATGGACTAGAACTTAATAAAGATGAAAGAGTTTCTGCGCTCGAAGTCCTCCCTGATAGAGTTG CGACTTCTCGAATCAGTGATGCACACCTGGCCGACACGATGATCGGCAAGGCGGTAGAGCACATGTTTGAGACGGAGGATGGCTCCAAGGACGAGTGGAGGGGGATGGTCCTAGCGCGCGCCCCTATCATGAACACGTGGTTCTACATCACCTACGAGAAGGATCCCGTCTTGTACATGTACCAGCTCCTAGATGATTATAAAGAAGGCGACCTTCGCATTATGCCCGATTCTA ATGATTCTCCTCCAGCAGAAAGGGAACCAGGAGAAGTTGTGGACAGCCTGGTAGGCAAACAAGTGGAATATGCCAAAGAGGACGGCTCTAAAAGGACTGGCATGGTCATTCATCAAGTGGAGGCCAAACCGTCTGTCTATTTCATCAAGTTTGATGACGATTTCCATATTTATGTCTACGATTTGGTGAAAACATCCTAG